In one Bufo gargarizans isolate SCDJY-AF-19 chromosome 11, ASM1485885v1, whole genome shotgun sequence genomic region, the following are encoded:
- the LOC122921354 gene encoding olfactory receptor 6C6-like encodes MLQKNKTVVEEFILLAFADLQQLRIFLFLFFLLTYVTCLLGNFAIIIVVKIEHSLHNPMYFFISVFSILEIMFVSVTVLKLLAILIGHKNTISFSGCFTQMYVFDSLGVTECYLLMVMAYDRHQAINNPLRYPTIMTNTACVRLAMLPWVFGFSIIFVPNIITAQLEFCGPNVIDHFFCDMAPLQSLACSDSFVSSMSTSLAAVTGIVLPFLIILGFYVCIIKTVTKIKSKEGKRKAFSTCTSHLIVASLFFGTAIIVYIKPKGSHYDKYLAFMYTAITPTINPFIYTFRNRDVKKVSWNLLNRFIRLIVERGRL; translated from the coding sequence ATGCTGCAGAAAAATAAAACCGTGGTTGAAGAGTTCATTTTATTGGCCTTTGCCGATTTGCAGCAGCTCCGGATTTTTCTTTTCCTGTTTTTTCTGCTGACCTATGTGACTTGTCTTCTGGGAAATTTTGCAATAATCATTGTTGTTAAAATAGAACATTCGCTTCATAACCCGATGTATTTTTTCATCAGTGTGTTCTCCATTTTGGAAATCATGTTTGTCTCGGTCACCGTTCTGAAACTTTTGGCCATTTTAATTGGACATAAAAACACAATATCTTTTAGTGGCTGTTTTACTCAAATGTATGTTTTCGACTCCTTGGGGGTCACCGAATGCTATCTCCTTATGGTGATGGCATATGACCGACATCAGGCTATTAATAACCCCTTACGTTACCCAACCATCATGACTAATACAGCTTGTGTTAGACTGGCCATGCTTCCATGGGTCTTTGGATTTAGCATTATTTTTGTACCAAACATCATTACGGCACAGTTAGAATTCTGTGGTCCTAATGTTATTGACCACTTTTTTTGCGACATGGCTCCCTTACAAAGCTTGGCCTGTTCTGATTCTTTCGTAAGCAGCATGTCCACAAGCTTAGCAGCTGTCACTGGTATTGTTCTACCATTCCTCATAATCCTAGGGTTCTATGTCTGTATCATAAAGACTGTTACCAAGATCAAGAGTAAAGAGGGTAAAAGgaaagccttctccacctgcaCATCTCATCTCATCGTAGCCAGCCTCTTCTTTGGTACAGCCATCATTGTGTATATCAAACCCAAAGGCAGCCATTATGATAAGTACCTTGCTTTTATGTATACAGCGATCACTCCAACAATCAATCCCTTTATTTATACCTTTAGGAACAGGGACGTGAAGAAGGTTTCCTGGAATTTATTAAACCGGTTCATAAGACTAATAGTAGAGAGAGGAAGACTTTAA